The stretch of DNA TTTCTCAGGGCCCAAATAGGCCCTAAGTAACTAAAGAAAGCAGTCATCTGTTACCCTTGGAACATGAACACTAGAATACTATAACCAGAGATGGTTACTGACTATTGGCCAACATCACCATACCACCGGAGCAAAGTTTCACAGGTGCAAAACCACGGGCATGCCAAGGCTCATTTCAAGGTCTACTTCCATAATGTTGCTGGTTCCCACCCTGGGAGCAGCCAATCCCATCTGCTCCTGCGTGACCGGGAAGAGCTCCAGGCAGGCTTGAGAAGCTGCCACATCAGGTTGAGAAGGCTCACCCTCAAAACGCTGCTGGTGATCAGTAACAGGGTTCAGTCCAGCTCCTACAGCAGGACTGTTACCTGAGACATAATCTGTAGTAACCATCTCTGCCGGCACTGAGACCACCAGAGCACCTTCAGTAGCCACATACCCACATCCTGGATAAGCTCCTGCACTCGTGGTGGCTTCCGGGCAATAATGTCTACTCCAAAGTCCAAACAGCTTTGCGGTGAGGTGTTCCGAGCCGGAACAGGACTGTCCATGGCCAGTCATCTCAGCTAATTGTGCAGCAACACTAGTTGAGGCATTCGGTTTGGTTGAAGAAGAGGTGAAGGTGTCTCCTGGCTGGCTCACTTCTTCAGGATGATGCACTGAGCAGTTTGATACGGCTTTTGGTGAGTTTGGATGCTTAGTGCCATACAAACTGCTGCCTGGCAAGGTCATAAAATATTCTCCTGTAATGGTTTGcatagcctcatcaatttgtcCCTCGCAGGTGCTCTGGACCAGCGGTGGATTCTCAACATGACTGTCATTCATAGCACAAGCCATTTTCTGTAAAGATGCAGGTCGTGCTTCATCTACTTGGTTCGAAAGATGTTGGGCTTGTTGTCCCCCTTCATCTACGGGCACGGCGCATGCTGAACCATTTTGTTCTCCACCTAGAACAACTATGTCACAGTCcatagcctcatcaatttgtgCCTCGCAGGTGCTCTCGACCAGCGGCGGATTCTCAACATGACTGTCATTCATAGCACAAGTTATTTGTTCTGAAGATGCAGGCTGTGCCTGATCTACTTGGTTCAAAAGATGTTGTGCTTGTTGTCCCCCTTCATCCATGGGCACGGCACATGTTGAACCATTTTGTTCTCCACCAAGAAGAACTTCGTCAGAAATGTCATTCCTTTGCCTGAACAATCCCCATAGGTAATGTTTCCCATGGTACACTGAAGAAAAAAGAGAATTGCTTTAGCAACAGGCAAATGGCAAGCAAAATACTACATATACTTATTCACTGCAAAAGCTGTTGAAGTAGGCAAAGTTCAAGATAACCTGTTCAACTGAACAGAATATCACAAGGTAAAGGAATTTTGTAACACAATACTTACACTGATTCTGTTCTGGCAACACAACAGACGGGAAGATCAATAGATCAGCGATAGCAACAGTTACTTTTAGGGCACTGTCAGTCTCAATTACTTCATTCACTAGTTCATCTGATACTTCATTTGACCTGGAGTGCATTGATAATGTTTAGTGCATCATAATTGCATCAAGCAGATGAACAAGATAATAATTCAATATTGGGAAACACACCCCGAATTAGATGAGAAGAAATACAATCCAATGCATGCATCTGTAGGTCCTAAAGACTCCCATCCCTTTCGCCAGACTTGCAACCGAGGAAGCTTCACTACTTCTAGTACTGGTTGCAATGATCTTGAACATTCCTCCACTTTCTTACATGCTTTACTtgacaagtgtgcatccaccttaAGACAAGCTTCATTGTTTATCTTGAAAATTCCACTATTGAcagagaaattaaaaaaaatcacaatTTATACAAAGTAATGTCACTGAATGGCAGAACGTAAAGACCATTGAACATACCTCCAAATAGGTTCGCTGCTACCATTAAACATGGCCATGGGACTAGGCTGCTTAACATTGTCCAATGCATCAACAGAGTTTTCTTTCCCATCCTGCTGGTTCACACCATCACTGGTGATGACGTTACTCAATGGTTTCATAGTTGACTTCCTTTTTCTTGAATTATACTTTCCAAATCCATTAACTAATGCACCGTATTTCATCATGCCATTGATGTCATTCATAACACAAAAGCTCCACTGATGACCTATCAAAAACAGTTTCCTCTAAACAGTATCTGCATACTGATGAATCATAATAAGAAAAATGTTAATTGCTACTTCTATTTTGAAATCCATTTAAGTATAGTAGTAAATAAAAGCTGTACTAACATAATAAAAAAACTTTGTCTCTATACATTTtatcattttttttgtttactaAAAATCATTTACAGAGGGCTACCTAAGCCATCCGCCTCTAGAATCATTTATAGAGCAAGGCCGTAGATCTATAAATGATCATAAAGGTTGGTACATTGCCACCTCTAGAAACCATCAATTTTACAGAATTttgaggagtggtagatgaaaGCCCGTTCGATGGTATGAAAAGCCATGTGTTGTTCGCATATTTATtacgagagaaaaacattgttcgctgacagaaaaaatacggcttataagacaagGAAACAGTCTGTCTCTATAAATACATTTTATTATAGTATTGTACAATATACGTAACATATCCCTTGTAAAATTCATTTTGTAGTAGTGTGCGAGGTAATGTATCCCTCGTACTCTCTGCAGCAAACCAGGAATCATCAAAACCAATGTATCCACACACACTTCGCAAACGGTGCCTACAAAAAAGTTGCAAAAGTTCTCTTCCAAATTTTCGTTTGTAGATGCATGCCAAGAAATAATTGTCAAACTATTCGTCTACTAGGGTATGTTTGGTTTGAGAGATGATCTATCTTCTTCTTACTCTGAGACTTTTTTGTTTGTTGTGGAATGGAATGGGTTGATCCATCACCACATCATTCCTCACATGCTAATAATTAATATATGAATGAATAAGGAATGTGTTGATTCTACCAAAATTCATGGGATGGTCTTATGATGCACCACCTCATGAAGCATGGAGTGATGCACCACCTGATTCCATAACAAAACACACCAAATCTACAATCTATTACCGTTTCATGCTGATTTCCTTTTTTTGCTCAGAAAATTTTATTCATTCTCAAACTTTGCATGAGCATGCATCTTTGTACCATCTACCCATCCATATTTTTGGTTTATCTTTTTATGCACATTTTGATGGTTTTTTTGGAGTGGGAGCATGGGAGCACCTAAGGAGGTTGGAGCACTAGATATATTCTTCTAGGCCAAGCAAACTCAAccaatatctatatctatatctatatctatatctatatctatatctatatctatatctatatctatatctatatctatatctatatctatatctatatctatatctatatctatatctatatctatatctatatctatatctaagtTAATCCTCACTACATgttctatctcttcatgcaagatgtCGACATCATTCCCACTAAGTCCGCCCACTACTTTGCAATCTTTTCATGCAAACTAATTGTCCATGTCATCCTTTATTAATTGAAAAAATTGCTAGGTGTGGTGAATCGGACACAGGCCTACCCTATCACCTtggttctcccaatgtctaaaaTAATGTCAGACCACATTCCTTGTAAGATAGTGATATAGGGACCAAGATACCAAAATCCAACATCTTCTTCCTTGAAAACTTTTGGGCTAAACTTGAATGATTTATGGAAGAAGTTCAGAACACATGGAGTCAACCATGCCATAGAACCAATGTTGTTGCTATTCTCTCTACTAATCTCAAAATCTTAGatactcacaaaattcttggagCAAAAGTGTGTCTAATCTCAAGTTTCTCATCACAGACTATAATAAAATGATTTTTACATTGACTCATTAAAGGACAGTAGAACTCTATTCAATCTAGAATGGAACCTAAAGCATAAGAGCAGTTGACTACTCTTCTAAATACAAAAAATGTCTATTGGAAGTAGAGGTGCACAATGAACATAATCAAATTTGGAGATGATGCACTAGGTTCTTTTCATGAAATGCCCACTATATCTTATAGAAAGAACTCAATCTTACAACTCCTTAATCACTAAGGCATTTGGATCCAAGATAATGATGACAAAGCATGACTACatggaattctttcaaaatcagAATGGGAGTGACCTCAAAATCGTTAATGTATTTTGACCTCTCTGCTCTCTTCCATTCAGCCATTGATCTACAATAGTTAGTGGAATCTTTTCTAAAGCAAGACATTGATCATGTAGTCAAACAGATGTCCCCAGATAAAGCATGAGGACTTGATGGTTTCATTGACCACTTCATGAGAAAATGCAGGAGTATCACAAAGAAGGATTTTTGTAGATTGTGTGATTACTTCTATAACAAAAGTGTGAATCTTGAGAGCACTAATAGTTCAGTCATCACTTTGGTCCCCAAAACAAATAGCCCTATGACACTAAATGATTTCAGGCCAATTTATTTACCCAATGATAGCCTGAAGCTTCTAAAAATATCCTACTCAATCATCTATAGCTAGTCATTACTAGATTAATTCATCAAAACCAATATAGTTTCATCATGACAAGATCTATCCAAGACTACCTAGTGCCTAGATAGGTGTTTTGAACAtattgtaacatcccaaaaattcacattcgaaaatcactcgcattaaaaattattttcaaaatatatttcaaaaactataaaataatttgagctctatagtatctccatctaatccatccatatttatttttcgcgcacaaataatagcgagtaccagcaagcttacatgcgagaaaacatagcagtgcacctacacgaatatatatctcatgcatgcatgcaggacatgccaccgaccatttgcatgcacctgcatgcaaggacacggtgattaggcaccgtccatttgcatgcaacgtgcatgcaaatgggacatcgtcctttgcatgaaaattaggcaccgtccaccgtcctgtcgtcctgtgtagccatgcactacagtagcaattctaatggccacgagctgagcactctggcctataaaaaggcactctcgggtgctcactctcaccacccgagaaacacgttcactcactcactcactcactcactcactcactcgctcgctctcacttcgcgtataccgtatacggccatacgcacaagccgagctcgactgtcgtcgcaagacgaggtgagcagctcatgagcatctccttgctcttctctgtctttctgtagtatttttctgtatttttccatgtatttgtctgtaccggttcactgccaaaaactccacgaatagaaccatgacatacagaagagttctaatgacccctgctaatttctctctaaccatgcatgtgtgggccaagcattaactccaaatagtacatgcatgcatgcaacatgcactaccagccaaacaaatgcccacgtgaagcatccattccttaatcatcgttagcctttttcgcatgattaaatcccggcatttcacaaatgccacatgctaactctaattttaataattttttttcctaaattcatctaaaatcatgatctacctcccatattaatttcatgatttttggagctcatttgaatttatatgattatttatctgtgcctgttgtctgtgtcgttcgtcacgtattttagctgacggagtgaacgagccggaaaacgagaacgttggagacgagtaccgcgagtttgacgccgaggactcggactgtcagcaagagtttgctgaggacgccgacggagagtccaaccgatcccctttgatgcatattgatcctatttttaaacacaacccgtagaagccgttttaaatattgcatgtacgatatatgtacgaagtattttcgctgcttagttaaaacctgttgaatagccatccttgatattacccggtaattgtcttgttcgaacctaggaacaaataatatgctatgacagaaatattattatttagtatgcttaggacttgttactcatcctggatactcatcgctatatttttcaaatataatgattttaaaagtaaaaggtgtgagtggtgaaaataaattgtgggtattatgaaagggttaatgaacaagttatagatgtgattactatggagatggggcggatgagaTCTCTTTTGgagatgccctggtgttgtggttTATACCTTGTgaggttaagcgtgaagatatccgccttgtctcgattaaggactgagttgatgattcatcttgcctaactcatttatcgtacaaccactcgccttgcatgggaaaggcttagtctaaatccctctagttagtatggcaatcacctggaggcaggtgtgcaacgggacactatgTGATGTATGtaaaattgtggaaatatatgaaaagagctttgtgaattattgtggtatcatgagatgtggccttagtgttcccgtggtgagcgccattacttagccttggagggtaatgactttgatggatctgagcttgcacgacggtgtaagttatggtatcctacttgtgggaaaagtgtacaacctttgcagagtgtaaatctatctggatagccgtgtccgcggtctcggacgggttatggttcggtttcaacaactagatggattgggatgagtgaaaacatgagagtgagtgtgattttggaaataaatggttgactgccattgtgttgtgggaacaagggttcaacaacacttaaaattgtgatcaaacccccatttttttagaaatactatcatatgtggaaaaagaggtcttttacaacagtatttgtgaaatgaaaccttgcatgtgtaaaaagatagctttatgcaaatagaactaagcctcatccttgatttatccatatgcatatatactgttatccccttccgtagggtaaggttggatttgctgagtactttgtactcacccttgctttattaaacagaggaagatccggacttcgatcccgaagtggcgttcgagtaaggtc from Sorghum bicolor cultivar BTx623 chromosome 8, Sorghum_bicolor_NCBIv3, whole genome shotgun sequence encodes:
- the LOC8079854 gene encoding uncharacterized protein LOC8079854 codes for the protein MNDINGMMKYGALVNGFGKYNSRKRKSTMKPLSNVITSDGVNQQDGKENSVDALDNVKQPSPMAMFNGSSEPIWSGIFKINNEACLKVDAHLSSKACKKVEECSRSLQPVLEVVKLPRLQVWRKGWESLGPTDACIGLYFFSSNSGSNEVSDELVNEVIETDSALKVTVAIADLLIFPSVVLPEQNQLYHGKHYLWGLFRQRNDISDEVLLGGEQNGSTCAVPMDEGGQQAQHLLNQVDQAQPASSEQITCAMNDSHVENPPLVESTCEAQIDEAMDCDIVVLGGEQNGSACAVPVDEGGQQAQHLSNQVDEARPASLQKMACAMNDSHVENPPLVQSTCEGQIDEAMQTITGEYFMTLPGSSLYGTKHPNSPKAVSNCSVHHPEEVSQPGDTFTSSSTKPNASTSVAAQLAEMTGHGQSCSGSEHLTAKLFGLWSRHYCPEATTSAGAYPGCGYVATEGALVVSVPAEMVTTDYVSGNSPAVGAGLNPVTDHQQRFEGEPSQPDVAASQACLELFPVTQEQMGLAAPRVGTSNIMEVDLEMSLGMPVVLHL